One genomic segment of Hymenobacter psoromatis includes these proteins:
- a CDS encoding MarR family winged helix-turn-helix transcriptional regulator produces the protein MKPEETVDYNIKVAWHAISRMYNAQAARYDITTSIGFVLLNIDQELGTPATKIAPLLGLETRSLTRILRSMEEKGLIYKQADTQDKRSVRIFLTELGLEKKEVSRQTVRHFNLKIRDKISQSQLDTFFKVASQITSMIEGKTLFDDFELKPLRTEAA, from the coding sequence ATGAAACCCGAAGAAACCGTTGACTACAACATAAAAGTGGCCTGGCACGCCATTTCGCGGATGTATAACGCGCAAGCCGCGCGCTACGACATCACGACGAGTATCGGCTTCGTGCTCCTCAATATTGACCAGGAGTTGGGTACGCCGGCCACCAAAATCGCGCCGCTGCTGGGCCTCGAAACCCGCTCGCTCACGCGCATCCTGCGCAGTATGGAGGAGAAGGGCCTGATTTATAAGCAGGCTGACACCCAGGACAAACGCTCGGTGCGCATTTTTCTAACCGAGTTGGGGCTAGAGAAGAAAGAAGTTTCGCGCCAGACGGTGCGGCATTTCAACTTGAAAATCCGCGACAAAATCTCGCAGAGCCAGCTTGATACCTTTTTCAAGGTGGCCAGCCAGATTACGAGCATGATTGAGGGTAAAACGCTCTTCGATGATTTTGAACTGAAGCCGCTGCGCACGGAAGCGGCCTGA
- a CDS encoding AMP-dependent synthetase/ligase, whose translation MLARRSFDIIAAQLESFPKSDSLAAKINGHYEPLSTQQVQEQTNLVSLGLLKLGLKKGDKVAIISMNRPEWLLADFGIAQLGAVSVPMYPSITVEDYKYIFTDAGVRAVFVSDQHLYDKVKEATADLDIPAENVFTFDKVGSGRHFSELLELGRQGNPADLEPLKAAVLPGDLLTLIYTSGTTGQPKGVMLSHENLLSNCRNSSVAVPVGQEDKALSFLPLCHIFERMVTYLYLMHGVSIYYAESMETIADNLREVKPSIFTTVPRLLEKVYDRIVAKGHEQTGIKHKLFFWALDLGLKYDTQKDQGFLYNTELALANKLIFNKWREALGGNLRCIVSGGGALQPRLARVFWAAGIRVMEGYGLTETSPVISVNGYEAKDNMIGAVGPLIEHMEVKIAADGEILTRSSSVMLGYYNKPEQTAEAIDADGWFHTGDIGEFVNGRFLKITDRKKEMFKTSGGKYIAPQVIENKMKEDPFIEQMMVVGADQKFAGALIIPAFDELKKWASKNGVTAGSNTELVQHEQVIKLYHELVSKYNQGFAQWEQVKKSVLLPEQWTVETGELTPTMKVKRKVITENNKDIIEGLYK comes from the coding sequence CTCAAATTAGGACTTAAAAAAGGGGATAAAGTCGCCATTATCAGCATGAACCGGCCCGAGTGGCTGCTTGCCGACTTTGGCATTGCGCAGCTAGGGGCAGTGAGTGTACCCATGTACCCGAGCATTACGGTCGAGGATTACAAGTACATTTTCACCGACGCGGGTGTGCGGGCAGTGTTCGTGTCCGACCAGCACCTCTACGATAAAGTAAAAGAGGCCACGGCGGACCTCGACATTCCGGCCGAAAACGTGTTTACGTTTGATAAAGTCGGCAGCGGCCGGCACTTCAGCGAACTGCTGGAACTGGGCCGCCAAGGCAACCCCGCTGACCTGGAGCCGCTTAAAGCCGCCGTGCTGCCTGGCGACCTGCTCACGCTCATCTACACCAGCGGCACCACCGGCCAGCCCAAGGGCGTGATGCTCAGCCACGAGAACCTACTCAGCAACTGCCGCAACTCGTCGGTGGCCGTGCCCGTAGGCCAAGAAGATAAAGCTTTGAGTTTCTTGCCTTTGTGCCATATTTTCGAGCGTATGGTAACGTATTTATACCTGATGCACGGCGTGAGTATCTACTACGCTGAGAGCATGGAAACCATCGCCGACAACCTGCGCGAGGTGAAGCCGAGCATCTTTACTACCGTGCCGCGCCTGCTTGAAAAAGTGTACGACCGCATCGTGGCCAAGGGCCACGAGCAAACCGGTATTAAGCACAAGCTCTTTTTCTGGGCCCTGGACTTAGGCCTGAAATACGACACGCAGAAAGACCAGGGTTTTCTGTATAATACCGAATTAGCGTTGGCTAATAAGCTCATTTTCAATAAATGGCGCGAGGCGCTGGGCGGCAATCTGCGCTGCATTGTGAGCGGCGGCGGGGCCTTGCAGCCGCGCTTGGCGCGGGTGTTCTGGGCGGCTGGCATCCGGGTAATGGAGGGCTACGGCCTCACCGAAACCTCGCCCGTGATTAGTGTGAACGGCTATGAGGCCAAGGATAATATGATTGGCGCGGTGGGTCCGCTCATCGAGCATATGGAGGTAAAAATTGCCGCCGATGGCGAAATTCTTACCCGGTCGTCGTCCGTGATGCTGGGCTACTACAACAAGCCCGAGCAAACGGCCGAGGCTATTGATGCGGATGGCTGGTTTCACACCGGCGACATTGGCGAGTTTGTGAACGGCCGCTTTCTCAAGATTACCGACCGCAAAAAGGAGATGTTTAAGACCAGCGGCGGTAAGTACATTGCCCCACAAGTTATTGAGAATAAGATGAAAGAGGACCCCTTCATCGAGCAGATGATGGTAGTGGGGGCCGACCAGAAGTTTGCCGGCGCGCTCATTATTCCCGCGTTTGACGAGCTGAAAAAATGGGCGAGCAAAAACGGGGTGACGGCCGGCTCAAATACTGAGCTGGTGCAACATGAGCAGGTAATTAAGCTCTACCATGAGCTGGTGAGTAAGTACAACCAAGGCTTCGCGCAGTGGGAACAAGTGAAAAAATCGGTGCTTCTGCCCGAGCAATGGACTGTAGAAACCGGCGAACTAACGCCCACTATGAAGGTGAAGCGCAAGGTGATAACGGAGAATAATAAGGATATTATCGAGGGCCTGTATAAGTAG